The Desulfovibrio sp. JC022 genome includes a region encoding these proteins:
- a CDS encoding FeoA family protein: MYTSLFNAPTGVPLKISRINDEDLEARMGRMGLFIGGEITRLDEEVALQTIRVKGPKGEVVLGGGMGGKVIAHLDDGRMVPLLEMKPGETGHVECVTAGGPLREGMEALGLKDDDNIEMIRILPPMEFVAVIEGRGRIRLAEGMAAKILGHMGDIECQFANAQAGVDFVVDKIIGGKRAQRAIGSLEITPGLTLRLESVEKAPSYQMTGRSRCVINTHEGLRLFLRHDQSDMVIVTYDDEDETGEEA, translated from the coding sequence ATGTATACAAGCTTATTCAATGCCCCCACCGGGGTTCCGCTCAAAATATCACGTATAAACGATGAAGATCTGGAAGCCCGCATGGGCCGCATGGGGCTTTTCATCGGCGGGGAAATCACCCGCCTTGATGAAGAGGTAGCCCTGCAGACCATCCGGGTCAAAGGTCCCAAGGGTGAAGTTGTCCTTGGCGGAGGCATGGGTGGTAAAGTTATTGCCCACCTTGATGACGGACGCATGGTTCCCCTGCTGGAAATGAAACCCGGCGAAACAGGACATGTGGAATGCGTCACCGCCGGAGGTCCCCTGCGTGAAGGCATGGAAGCCCTAGGCCTGAAGGATGACGATAACATTGAAATGATCCGCATCCTGCCGCCCATGGAATTTGTCGCCGTGATCGAAGGACGCGGGCGCATCCGCCTTGCCGAAGGCATGGCCGCCAAAATTCTCGGACACATGGGCGATATTGAATGCCAGTTCGCCAATGCCCAGGCCGGGGTTGATTTTGTGGTCGACAAAATCATCGGCGGCAAACGCGCACAGCGGGCCATCGGTTCCCTTGAAATCACCCCCGGACTGACCCTGCGTCTGGAATCCGTGGAAAAAGCCCCCAGCTACCAGATGACCGGACGCAGTCGCTGCGTCATCAACACCCATGAAGGGTTGCGTTTGTTCCTGCGCCACGACCAGTCGGACATGGTCATCGTCACCTATGACGATGAAGACGAGACCGGGGAAGAAGCATAA
- a CDS encoding heavy metal translocating P-type ATPase, with product MTVKAEQKKKAFTIAHEVKKRIRLRSRRLFDPSLDLNYLEAMAENLPGVSSVRTNKWGSSIVIEYDGNRKNRERILNLLENIPMEAYMPGGTHSEKVSLPTVAAQGATAALTPFMPPEAAAPASWLMGMPTMLEGLHTLLYDGVKVEVLDASAVAFSLLRQDYFTANAIVAMLGLGSYMEGLAEKKSDDLLKSLLRPQVEMVWVERDAQEVQIEFTELVVGDLVICGSGELIPVDGVVVDGDAALNQSSITGESLPVAVTEGDEVLSGAVVEDGRIKISASNVGGETSMARIGRFLENSLRTQSTSQKKSDELADKLVPITFGLGLGLFALTRDITRAASVLTVDYSCAIKLASPVAVKTGMHAAGHSGVLLKGAQALDNLARIDTIVFDKTGTLTRGDLQVADIMPQPGMSAEELLALAAGAEEHYSHPVARAVVAEAKARELELPPISQVDFIVAHGVSAYVDGKQVLVGSRHFLEDDEGVDCSDVEDEGKKLRSTGNSLLYVARSGKLLGLIALRDELREEASEAMAMLKERGIKKIVMLTGDHQDTAKAIAAELDCIDEVHWELKPEDKADLVKQLQESGDFLAFAGDGVNDAPALVSADVGICMPGGADLARESAQVVLLEDDLRILAVARDVAENTQHVLKRCFQAAVGINSAVLVGATTGKLSPVVSAFLHNASTLGILGYAATAGRKKPASADLIPSAATQEKN from the coding sequence ATGACCGTGAAAGCGGAACAAAAGAAAAAAGCCTTCACCATTGCTCATGAGGTCAAGAAAAGAATCCGGCTGCGCAGCCGCAGGCTTTTCGATCCCTCGCTGGACCTCAATTATCTTGAAGCAATGGCTGAAAACCTTCCCGGCGTATCCAGTGTCAGGACCAATAAGTGGGGTTCGAGCATTGTGATTGAATATGACGGCAACCGGAAAAACCGGGAACGCATCCTCAATCTGCTCGAAAACATTCCCATGGAAGCATACATGCCCGGAGGAACGCATTCCGAAAAAGTTTCCCTACCCACAGTGGCAGCGCAAGGGGCTACAGCAGCACTCACTCCCTTCATGCCCCCCGAAGCAGCAGCTCCGGCCAGTTGGCTCATGGGCATGCCGACTATGCTCGAAGGTCTACATACCCTGCTTTATGACGGCGTAAAAGTTGAAGTGCTCGATGCTTCGGCAGTAGCCTTTTCCCTGCTTAGACAGGACTATTTTACGGCCAACGCCATTGTGGCCATGCTCGGCCTTGGTTCCTACATGGAAGGACTGGCCGAGAAAAAATCAGACGACCTGCTCAAAAGCCTACTCCGTCCGCAAGTGGAGATGGTCTGGGTTGAGCGCGATGCGCAGGAAGTCCAGATTGAATTCACTGAACTGGTCGTCGGCGATCTGGTCATCTGCGGTTCCGGGGAACTGATCCCTGTGGACGGCGTGGTTGTCGACGGTGACGCCGCCCTGAACCAGAGTTCTATTACCGGGGAATCCCTGCCTGTTGCCGTTACCGAAGGAGACGAAGTCCTTTCTGGAGCGGTTGTTGAAGACGGACGCATCAAAATCTCGGCCAGCAACGTCGGCGGCGAAACCAGCATGGCCCGCATCGGAAGATTTCTTGAAAACTCCCTGCGCACCCAGTCCACCTCCCAGAAAAAAAGCGACGAACTGGCCGATAAACTGGTGCCCATCACCTTCGGGCTCGGTCTGGGGCTCTTCGCCCTGACCCGCGACATCACCCGTGCGGCATCTGTGCTTACCGTTGACTATTCCTGCGCCATCAAGCTAGCCTCACCTGTGGCTGTAAAAACAGGCATGCATGCGGCAGGACACAGCGGAGTGCTGCTCAAAGGTGCGCAGGCACTGGACAACCTGGCCCGCATCGATACTATTGTCTTTGACAAAACCGGAACCCTGACCAGAGGCGACTTGCAGGTTGCCGACATTATGCCCCAGCCGGGCATGTCAGCAGAAGAACTGCTCGCACTGGCCGCCGGAGCGGAAGAACACTACTCCCACCCGGTAGCCCGCGCAGTTGTGGCTGAAGCCAAAGCCCGCGAACTGGAACTGCCGCCCATCAGTCAGGTCGACTTTATCGTCGCCCACGGCGTTTCTGCCTATGTTGATGGGAAACAGGTTCTGGTGGGCAGCCGCCATTTCCTTGAAGACGACGAAGGCGTGGACTGCTCCGACGTGGAGGATGAAGGCAAGAAGCTCCGCTCCACCGGAAATTCTTTGCTCTATGTTGCCCGCTCAGGAAAACTGCTTGGGCTGATAGCCCTGCGCGACGAACTGCGCGAAGAAGCCTCTGAGGCCATGGCAATGCTCAAAGAGCGTGGCATCAAAAAAATTGTCATGCTCACCGGGGACCATCAGGATACAGCCAAAGCAATTGCCGCCGAACTGGACTGTATTGATGAAGTGCACTGGGAACTCAAACCCGAAGACAAGGCCGATCTGGTCAAGCAGCTTCAGGAATCCGGCGATTTCCTCGCCTTTGCCGGAGACGGGGTCAACGATGCCCCGGCACTGGTTTCCGCCGATGTGGGTATCTGCATGCCCGGCGGTGCGGACCTTGCCCGCGAATCCGCACAGGTGGTCCTACTTGAAGACGACCTGCGCATTCTGGCCGTGGCCCGCGATGTAGCCGAAAACACCCAGCATGTGTTAAAAAGATGTTTTCAGGCCGCAGTGGGCATCAACTCCGCAGTTCTCGTCGGAGCCACCACCGGAAAACTTTCCCCGGTTGTCTCCGCCTTCCTGCACAACGCCAGCACACTGGGCATTCTGGGCTACGCAGCCACAGCAGGCCGCAAGAAACCGGCTTCCGCAGACCTGATTCCCTCTGCCGCAACTCAGGAGAAGAACTAA
- a CDS encoding metal ABC transporter solute-binding protein, Zn/Mn family, producing MLRKIIFILLFVCLLPAAAFANAKPRIGVTLHPYYSFTKAVVGDGAEVIPLIGEGFNPHNYRPQPEDIKKCMTLDALVVNGIGHDEFAFEIVEAADMKGKLPLIMANKDVSLIPVSGTLDGRKIVNPHTFVSVTASVRQVYTIAKELGKLYPENAAFYRKNARNYARKLRKLKARYMKRITGLPSMEFRCATIHGGYDYLFQDFGLQVTAVIEPGHGLKPTASQLAKTIDEIKRLGVDVIFTEMSFPDKYVDTIHKETGIRIRHLSHLTNGKYTEEGFEQGIEANLKALTDALVDAQKLKEGQ from the coding sequence ATGCTTAGAAAAATAATTTTCATTCTGCTTTTTGTCTGCCTGCTCCCGGCAGCCGCATTTGCAAACGCCAAACCGCGTATTGGGGTGACCCTCCATCCCTATTACAGCTTTACCAAGGCCGTTGTGGGTGACGGTGCCGAAGTTATTCCGCTCATCGGCGAAGGGTTCAACCCCCACAACTACCGTCCCCAACCCGAAGACATTAAAAAATGCATGACCCTTGACGCGCTGGTGGTCAACGGCATCGGCCATGATGAATTTGCCTTTGAGATTGTCGAGGCTGCGGACATGAAGGGCAAGCTGCCCCTGATCATGGCCAACAAGGATGTCTCGCTCATCCCGGTCAGTGGTACTCTTGACGGACGCAAGATAGTCAACCCGCATACCTTTGTTTCAGTCACCGCTTCCGTGCGTCAGGTCTACACCATCGCCAAGGAATTGGGGAAGCTTTACCCCGAAAACGCAGCCTTTTACCGCAAGAATGCCCGCAACTATGCCCGAAAGCTCAGAAAGCTCAAGGCCCGCTACATGAAGCGTATTACAGGGTTGCCGAGCATGGAATTCCGCTGCGCCACCATACACGGCGGCTATGATTACCTGTTTCAGGATTTCGGATTGCAGGTCACTGCGGTCATTGAGCCGGGGCACGGCTTGAAGCCCACCGCCAGCCAGCTTGCCAAGACTATTGACGAGATCAAACGGCTGGGCGTGGACGTGATCTTTACCGAGATGTCCTTCCCGGACAAATATGTGGATACCATCCACAAGGAAACCGGAATTCGCATTCGCCACCTCTCCCACCTGACCAACGGCAAATACACTGAGGAAGGATTCGAGCAGGGCATAGAAGCGAACCTGAAAGCCCTGACCGATGCTCTGGTGGATGCCCAGAAATTGAAGGAAGGGCAGTAA
- a CDS encoding metal ABC transporter ATP-binding protein — translation MQSEITLEKGPSINFENVGLRLGGNLILDKVAFTVQSGSIHCIIGPNGGGKTSLLRCLLGQMPHSGEITVCWNGKAVVGYVPQSLDFDDTLPMTVVDFMTMVGQKTRPAFLGMKKDRSREVRLALKRVGMEAKMERPFGSLSGGERQRVLLAQSLMPDPKLLILDEPATGLDKSGAAIMHGIIEDLAAAGTTVLIIHHDLAVVRDMAHGVTCINRNVLFSGDPQQELTAERIFTVFSSN, via the coding sequence ATGCAGAGTGAAATCACTTTAGAAAAAGGGCCATCCATCAATTTTGAAAATGTTGGTTTGAGGCTGGGCGGCAATCTTATTCTGGATAAGGTTGCTTTCACGGTGCAGTCCGGCTCCATCCATTGCATTATCGGTCCCAATGGCGGCGGCAAGACTTCACTCCTGCGTTGCCTGCTGGGTCAGATGCCCCACAGCGGAGAGATCACTGTTTGCTGGAACGGCAAAGCAGTAGTGGGCTATGTGCCGCAGTCCCTTGATTTTGACGATACCCTGCCCATGACCGTGGTCGACTTCATGACCATGGTCGGCCAGAAAACACGGCCCGCTTTTTTGGGCATGAAAAAAGATCGCAGCAGGGAAGTCCGGCTGGCCCTTAAAAGAGTCGGCATGGAAGCAAAGATGGAACGGCCCTTCGGGTCACTTTCCGGTGGGGAACGCCAGCGGGTGCTGCTGGCCCAGTCACTGATGCCTGACCCGAAGTTGCTAATTCTCGATGAACCGGCCACCGGGCTGGATAAATCCGGCGCGGCAATCATGCACGGGATCATTGAAGATCTTGCCGCAGCCGGGACCACCGTGCTCATCATCCATCACGATCTCGCGGTTGTGCGCGACATGGCCCACGGGGTGACCTGCATCAATAGGAATGTCCTCTTCTCCGGTGATCCACAGCAGGAACTGACCGCGGAACGCATCTTCACTGTTTTTTCTTCTAACTAA
- a CDS encoding heavy metal translocating P-type ATPase — protein sequence MSTAKAHGPRIVHETAKRIRFKWSKLLSPELDPDYLEAWLSNLPGVDAARINPPARSLVIKYDGTTDSREQILAGFERIPSDAFGKKALAKRRRRLIDAAFSAHLAAVLPFVPPAVQAPVAIAMGGPVVLSGLDSLINEGLTARVLDMTTIGASLLRTDFTTAASIAAMVVVGDYLRTMTDDKSNSLLKSLTADPVDKVWVKRDGKEQGISFDEVKIGDTVLCGNGDLVAVDGVVTKGEALLDKSSITGESTPVMVTAGDEIISGSVVVEGKLAISATQTGADTSMARIAEFMTRALQEQSKAEKQSDRLADALTPITLGLGAALYAVTGDMERALSVLTIDFACAVKFPAPVVIKTSMHTAAKEGILFKSGSALEYLAEVDAIVFDKTGTLTKGELAITDIELCADYDEDEFIRLASAVEDRYGHPVGLAIIRNAEERNLTPRPATEIDLTIAHGVSGMVGGKLIRVGNRHFIADDCGVDCSAVSEKAAELRAEGKTLVYVSAGGKLIGIAALMDTIRDEAAEIVESLKENGIKKVIMLTGDHKGTADFFAAQFPHVDEIRAELTPDKKTAEVKRLQDEGYKVAVVGDGVNDAPAFTVANVGICMSQSTGLARESAQIVLTKNSLHGLLDARNISLRVNTILKNCFRAGVGVNVGLMGAATAGLLKPTAAAALHNLNTFAILGAAAWSSSRKI from the coding sequence ATGAGCACAGCAAAAGCTCACGGACCGCGCATAGTCCATGAGACTGCCAAAAGAATCCGCTTCAAATGGTCCAAACTTCTCAGCCCGGAACTTGACCCGGATTATCTGGAGGCGTGGCTCAGCAACCTGCCCGGTGTGGATGCGGCAAGAATCAATCCCCCGGCCCGCAGTCTGGTCATTAAATATGATGGCACAACGGACAGCCGCGAACAGATTCTCGCCGGCTTTGAGCGCATTCCCAGTGATGCTTTCGGGAAAAAGGCACTTGCCAAGCGCAGGCGCAGATTGATTGACGCCGCCTTCAGCGCACATCTTGCCGCAGTCCTGCCCTTCGTGCCTCCGGCTGTACAGGCCCCTGTAGCCATTGCCATGGGCGGCCCGGTGGTGCTCAGCGGACTTGATTCCTTGATCAACGAAGGGCTTACGGCCCGTGTACTTGATATGACCACCATCGGAGCCAGTCTGCTCAGAACCGATTTCACCACCGCCGCTTCAATCGCGGCCATGGTGGTAGTCGGTGATTATCTGCGCACCATGACCGACGATAAATCCAACTCCCTGCTCAAAAGCCTGACCGCCGATCCGGTGGACAAGGTCTGGGTCAAACGGGACGGCAAAGAACAGGGCATCAGCTTCGATGAAGTCAAAATCGGAGATACAGTCCTTTGCGGCAACGGAGATCTGGTCGCTGTGGATGGAGTGGTCACAAAAGGTGAAGCCCTGCTCGATAAAAGTTCCATCACCGGGGAATCAACTCCGGTCATGGTCACTGCGGGTGATGAAATCATTTCGGGAAGCGTGGTTGTGGAAGGCAAGCTGGCGATTTCCGCCACACAGACCGGTGCCGACACCAGCATGGCCCGCATTGCCGAGTTCATGACCCGTGCATTGCAGGAACAATCCAAAGCCGAGAAACAAAGTGACCGCCTTGCCGATGCCCTCACTCCCATTACCCTCGGCCTTGGCGCGGCCCTTTACGCTGTCACCGGCGACATGGAACGGGCTCTGTCCGTGCTGACCATTGATTTCGCCTGCGCGGTAAAATTCCCCGCCCCGGTGGTCATCAAGACTTCCATGCACACCGCCGCCAAAGAGGGCATACTCTTTAAGAGCGGATCGGCCCTTGAATATCTGGCCGAGGTTGATGCCATCGTCTTTGACAAAACCGGAACCCTGACCAAAGGCGAACTGGCTATCACAGACATCGAACTCTGCGCCGATTATGATGAAGATGAATTCATCAGGCTGGCCTCGGCGGTCGAAGACCGTTACGGGCACCCTGTCGGTTTGGCTATCATCCGCAATGCCGAGGAACGGAATCTGACTCCCCGCCCGGCAACGGAAATCGATCTGACCATTGCCCACGGTGTCAGCGGCATGGTGGGTGGGAAACTGATCCGGGTCGGCAACCGCCATTTTATTGCTGATGATTGCGGGGTGGACTGCTCCGCTGTTTCCGAAAAAGCAGCAGAACTACGCGCTGAAGGCAAAACCCTTGTCTATGTTTCCGCTGGCGGAAAGCTGATCGGTATTGCCGCGCTCATGGACACCATTCGTGATGAAGCCGCAGAGATTGTTGAATCATTAAAGGAAAACGGCATCAAAAAAGTAATCATGCTTACCGGGGACCATAAAGGAACCGCCGATTTTTTCGCCGCGCAGTTCCCGCACGTGGATGAAATCAGGGCTGAACTGACCCCGGACAAAAAGACAGCCGAGGTAAAAAGACTTCAGGATGAAGGATACAAAGTCGCGGTAGTGGGTGACGGAGTAAATGATGCCCCGGCCTTCACTGTAGCGAACGTGGGAATCTGCATGTCCCAAAGTACCGGACTGGCCCGTGAATCCGCACAAATTGTCCTGACCAAGAATTCCCTGCACGGACTGCTTGATGCACGGAACATTTCACTGCGGGTTAATACCATCCTGAAGAACTGTTTCCGGGCCGGGGTGGGAGTCAATGTGGGACTCATGGGCGCAGCCACTGCCGGGCTGCTTAAGCCCACCGCAGCAGCAGCCCTGCATAACCTGAACACCTTCGCCATACTCGGCGCGGCCGCCTGGAGTTCATCCCGAAAAATATAG
- a CDS encoding metal ABC transporter permease encodes MEQLYDLLRLPLMEWGKAGLLPEFFQYAFVVNALICALMAGPLLGGIGTMVVAKRLAFFSQAVGQAALTGVAIGVLLGEPVTAPYASLFGFCIIFALAMNYTRNRTRMTQDTVIGVFLSISLAVGACVLLYVTGKVNMHVLDNILFGSILTVNDTDMNVLLIIAALCIGIGFPLYNRMLLASFNPSLAMVRGINAKLYDYIFVLMITVITVACLKLVGAVLVEALLIIPAAAARNVSRSIKGFFFYSVVFATVSCILGIIIPMQFEIPVPSGGAIILVASFIFAGTAALRSVSGSFKQAGA; translated from the coding sequence ATGGAACAATTATACGATCTTCTGCGTCTTCCTCTTATGGAATGGGGAAAAGCCGGACTGCTGCCGGAATTTTTCCAGTATGCTTTTGTGGTCAATGCTTTGATCTGTGCTTTGATGGCCGGGCCGCTTTTGGGCGGTATTGGAACCATGGTTGTGGCTAAGCGGCTGGCTTTTTTCTCGCAGGCAGTGGGGCAGGCCGCTTTGACCGGGGTCGCCATCGGGGTCCTGCTGGGCGAGCCGGTTACCGCGCCCTATGCATCGCTTTTCGGGTTTTGCATAATTTTCGCGCTGGCCATGAACTATACTCGCAATCGGACCCGCATGACTCAGGATACGGTCATCGGGGTTTTTCTTTCCATATCCTTGGCGGTGGGGGCCTGCGTGCTGCTTTATGTGACTGGTAAAGTGAATATGCATGTGCTGGATAATATCCTTTTCGGTTCGATTCTGACGGTTAACGATACTGATATGAATGTGCTGCTGATCATTGCCGCCCTTTGTATCGGAATTGGTTTTCCGCTCTACAACCGTATGCTGCTGGCAAGCTTCAATCCCTCGCTGGCCATGGTCCGGGGAATCAACGCCAAGCTTTACGATTATATCTTTGTACTCATGATCACGGTCATTACCGTGGCTTGTTTGAAACTTGTCGGCGCGGTGCTGGTGGAAGCTTTGCTGATTATTCCGGCTGCGGCGGCGCGTAACGTGAGCCGTTCCATCAAGGGATTCTTTTTTTACAGTGTTGTGTTTGCTACTGTCAGCTGCATTCTGGGGATTATTATTCCCATGCAGTTCGAGATTCCGGTTCCCTCCGGTGGTGCGATTATTCTTGTGGCTTCGTTTATTTTTGCCGGAACTGCGGCCCTGCGCTCTGTTTCCGGTTCATTCAAACAGGCTGGTGCGTAA
- a CDS encoding metal ABC transporter solute-binding protein, Zn/Mn family, whose translation MKKSVFVLLLAVLLFGAVSVVQAEERPTVLTSLDITQVLCEVLCEDTNINIENVVPGAYSMGGHKAYFKKHQKKFFARAAKADAVVAVTSVWAADPLYLWARRGNIRIVDIDAGKPLDGYGAGVPLTEINGNYVPYVWRSPANLTRMASIVADDLGRMYPDQAEKINGNLKKLQAALFKLRSEYEDKLLDLESYEFGALTAGYVYLADEFGLNVHFHFLKQEDYWTEGDAQNLGALIKQDEVKVVICPWEPGEAAAKVIADSGARAVVLNKFVYSKEAVPLEQLLKWYKSNLSALIGKS comes from the coding sequence ATGAAGAAATCAGTGTTTGTTTTGTTGTTGGCGGTGCTTTTATTCGGGGCAGTTTCTGTTGTTCAGGCAGAAGAAAGGCCTACTGTGCTGACCTCGCTCGATATCACGCAGGTGCTTTGTGAAGTGCTTTGCGAGGATACTAATATTAATATTGAGAACGTGGTGCCCGGAGCTTATTCCATGGGCGGACACAAAGCCTATTTCAAGAAGCACCAAAAGAAATTTTTTGCCAGGGCCGCGAAAGCTGATGCTGTAGTTGCTGTCACTTCAGTCTGGGCTGCTGATCCCCTTTACCTGTGGGCCAGAAGGGGAAATATCCGTATTGTGGACATTGATGCCGGGAAGCCTCTTGACGGATACGGTGCCGGGGTGCCGCTCACGGAAATTAACGGAAATTATGTTCCTTACGTTTGGCGCAGTCCGGCCAACCTGACCCGCATGGCGTCCATTGTGGCTGATGATCTGGGCCGGATGTACCCGGATCAGGCAGAGAAGATTAACGGGAACTTGAAGAAATTACAGGCTGCTTTGTTCAAGCTGCGGTCAGAGTACGAGGATAAACTTCTTGATCTGGAGTCCTATGAATTCGGTGCGTTGACTGCCGGTTATGTTTATCTTGCTGATGAATTCGGTCTCAATGTGCATTTTCATTTCCTGAAGCAGGAAGATTACTGGACCGAAGGTGATGCGCAGAACCTCGGTGCGTTGATCAAACAGGATGAAGTCAAAGTAGTTATCTGCCCTTGGGAGCCGGGGGAAGCTGCAGCCAAGGTTATCGCTGATTCCGGGGCGCGGGCGGTAGTGTTGAATAAATTTGTTTATTCAAAAGAAGCGGTTCCTCTTGAGCAGCTTTTAAAGTGGTATAAGAGTAATCTTTCGGCTCTTATTGGAAAGAGTTGA
- a CDS encoding magnetosome protein MamC translates to MAVDSRVLLPAAVSASGTVGAVVGATVAAAKDIKRISDGEMTKGEAAADIGKEAVGTGLSTAAGVAVTGILGFTGLLGVVSIVGVAAGTKHLWDKKFAFKPESKIEVEPNAEEVSA, encoded by the coding sequence ATGGCTGTAGATTCCAGAGTATTACTCCCTGCCGCAGTAAGCGCGTCAGGTACTGTGGGTGCTGTTGTCGGTGCTACTGTCGCAGCAGCCAAGGATATTAAACGCATTAGCGATGGCGAAATGACCAAAGGCGAAGCCGCAGCCGACATCGGCAAAGAAGCGGTTGGAACCGGGCTTTCCACAGCCGCGGGCGTTGCGGTGACCGGTATTCTAGGTTTTACCGGGTTGTTGGGAGTAGTCAGCATCGTGGGCGTGGCCGCCGGAACCAAACATCTTTGGGACAAGAAATTCGCTTTTAAACCCGAATCCAAAATTGAAGTTGAACCCAACGCTGAAGAAGTTTCAGCTTAA
- a CDS encoding HMA2 domain-containing protein, whose product MQKVRVKHSLPHRVRIKLPAVRNAKTASCLEKYAEDIEGIHWARANRLCAGLVVRFDGSVYTEKEVVDMFKNQATQRVM is encoded by the coding sequence ATGCAAAAAGTTAGAGTAAAACACAGTTTGCCCCACCGCGTGAGAATTAAGCTTCCCGCTGTGCGCAATGCCAAGACTGCCAGCTGTCTTGAAAAATACGCTGAAGATATTGAAGGCATCCACTGGGCCAGAGCAAACAGGCTTTGCGCCGGACTCGTGGTCCGTTTTGACGGTTCTGTATATACTGAAAAGGAAGTAGTTGATATGTTTAAAAATCAGGCTACCCAGAGGGTTATGTGA